One genomic segment of Pandoraea thiooxydans includes these proteins:
- a CDS encoding antibiotic biosynthesis monooxygenase family protein, translated as MFTAMLEVKPIPEQFNAYLAMAKLLRPELEQIDGFIDNNRYASLTRDGWLLSLSSWRDEKALVRWRTSTKHHHVQQAARDRVFSDYHLRIGQVVTDTDLPAGQVLQEQRLDVTQVGAGTAVTLIEAKVAADQPRQAGAAALANSLGLALDAPGLVAWDAFDALLTPGDVIVLATWRDRDAAEVFERAATTPQHARVRQVRIIREYGMFDRREAPQYFADVPAAA; from the coding sequence ATGTTCACCGCCATGCTTGAAGTCAAACCGATCCCCGAACAGTTCAATGCCTACCTTGCCATGGCAAAGTTACTGCGCCCGGAATTGGAACAGATCGATGGGTTCATCGACAACAACCGTTATGCCAGCCTCACACGCGACGGATGGCTCCTCTCGCTATCGAGTTGGCGCGACGAGAAGGCGCTGGTGCGCTGGCGCACCAGCACGAAGCACCATCACGTGCAACAAGCAGCGCGCGATCGCGTGTTTTCCGACTATCACCTGCGCATCGGGCAAGTCGTCACGGATACCGATCTACCCGCTGGACAGGTCTTGCAGGAGCAGCGCTTGGACGTCACCCAGGTGGGTGCCGGCACCGCCGTGACGCTGATCGAGGCAAAAGTCGCGGCTGACCAGCCGCGGCAAGCGGGTGCCGCAGCGCTCGCAAACTCGCTTGGCCTCGCCCTGGATGCGCCAGGCTTGGTCGCTTGGGATGCATTCGACGCGCTGCTCACGCCAGGCGACGTCATCGTGCTGGCAACGTGGCGCGATCGCGACGCCGCCGAAGTGTTCGAACGCGCCGCGACAACGCCACAGCATGCCCGCGTACGACAGGTTCGCATCATCCGAGAGTACGGCATGTTCGACCGTCGCGAAGCGCCCCAATATTTTGCGGACGTGCCGGCCGCAGCGTGA
- the mug gene encoding G/U mismatch-specific DNA glycosylase — MADPTDSTQALPDILAPGLSVVFCGINPSLGAASTGHHFANGRNRFWRAIHLAGFSPGQIRPEDDRTLLQYGCGLTTALARPTARARELSREELAAAAVALERKIELYAPCCLAFLGKMALAAMTGAQHLAWGPQASPFGGAHTWVLPNPSGLNRAFNLDSLVIAYRELRAAVASIS, encoded by the coding sequence GTGGCAGACCCCACCGATTCGACTCAAGCGCTGCCCGATATTCTCGCGCCGGGCTTGTCGGTGGTCTTTTGCGGCATCAATCCGAGCCTCGGCGCAGCTTCGACGGGCCATCACTTCGCCAATGGCCGCAACCGATTCTGGCGGGCCATTCACCTGGCGGGTTTTTCTCCCGGGCAGATTCGCCCGGAAGACGACCGCACGCTGCTTCAATACGGTTGCGGCCTGACAACTGCGCTGGCGCGCCCAACCGCGCGCGCCCGCGAGCTCTCGCGCGAGGAGCTTGCGGCCGCCGCTGTCGCCCTCGAGCGAAAGATCGAACTGTACGCGCCTTGCTGCCTGGCCTTCCTTGGCAAGATGGCACTAGCTGCCATGACCGGCGCGCAGCATCTCGCGTGGGGGCCGCAAGCCAGCCCGTTCGGGGGCGCACACACCTGGGTCCTGCCGAACCCAAGCGGCCTGAACCGTGCCTTCAATCTCGATTCCCTGGTGATTGCCTATAGGGAACTTCGCGCGGCCGTTGCTTCGATATCCTGA
- a CDS encoding GlxA family transcriptional regulator, producing the protein MRVGMMLYAGFRLLEVSGPMAVFGEANRLCGQTLYEQHLVGLSPGPVVCSNGAAVVTTEALTQGHGSFDVVLIPGSPSVGAGQEHPELVTWLKQIGRDARRLASVSNGAFLLARAGLADHRWLTTHPDDARRLASEYPLVHVMTDLSCLKDGNLYSAGGVRAGIRLALTLVQEDLGDNIVGRIAETLLIQ; encoded by the coding sequence ATGCGTGTCGGGATGATGCTGTATGCCGGATTCCGCTTGCTAGAGGTGAGCGGTCCGATGGCGGTGTTCGGCGAGGCAAACCGCTTGTGCGGACAGACGCTGTATGAACAGCATCTGGTGGGGCTCTCGCCCGGGCCAGTCGTGTGCTCGAACGGGGCGGCAGTGGTTACGACGGAGGCCTTGACGCAGGGGCACGGTTCGTTCGACGTTGTGCTGATACCCGGCTCGCCGTCGGTCGGCGCTGGGCAAGAGCATCCTGAACTGGTGACTTGGTTGAAGCAAATCGGACGTGACGCGCGCAGGTTGGCGTCCGTGTCCAACGGCGCGTTTTTGCTCGCGCGTGCCGGTCTCGCGGATCATCGATGGCTGACCACCCACCCGGATGATGCGCGACGTCTGGCGAGCGAGTACCCCTTGGTACACGTGATGACCGACCTGAGTTGCTTGAAGGACGGCAACCTCTACTCGGCGGGCGGCGTGCGCGCCGGCATTCGTCTAGCCTTGACCCTGGTTCAGGAAGACCTCGGCGACAACATCGTCGGGCGCATTGCCGAAACGCTGCTGATACAGTGA
- a CDS encoding GlxA family transcriptional regulator has product MKVALVAFDGVQALDVAGPLDVFAEANSSLAESQRYQVCLVGRQAGSVSCSNGMQLSVQFGYAEPDVQYDLILVAGGPHLPDVQPPSDFLAWLRRQAQGAARFGSVCNGTFLLGHAGLLDGKKVTTHWAVASRLAEEFPLACVQPDSIFIRDGRLFTSAGVTAGIDLCLSLVSEDWGHEMAVRIAKQLVVYIRREGGQSQYSPFLAAGQESDPIVGKVHQYVRDHIADTLSIEQLASAVSVSRRTFSRMFAKYAKVTPSTFVEQIRVDTARKLLEDSDAPLKTVAFQCGFHNATHMRMTFSRRLNVTPQQYRQRFRGEAGAPA; this is encoded by the coding sequence ATGAAAGTCGCCCTTGTTGCATTCGACGGTGTACAGGCACTCGATGTTGCAGGCCCACTGGACGTATTCGCGGAAGCCAACAGCTCCCTTGCTGAATCTCAGAGATACCAAGTCTGCCTGGTGGGTCGCCAGGCCGGCAGCGTGAGCTGCTCGAACGGCATGCAACTGTCCGTGCAGTTCGGCTATGCGGAACCCGATGTTCAATATGATTTGATATTGGTGGCAGGCGGACCGCACTTGCCCGACGTACAACCACCGAGCGATTTTCTGGCATGGCTGCGGCGCCAGGCGCAGGGCGCCGCGCGCTTTGGCTCGGTTTGCAACGGCACGTTTTTGCTCGGCCACGCTGGGTTGCTCGACGGCAAAAAAGTGACGACCCACTGGGCGGTGGCGAGTCGCCTGGCCGAAGAGTTTCCCCTGGCATGTGTGCAACCCGACAGCATCTTCATCCGCGACGGGCGCCTCTTCACCTCCGCCGGGGTAACGGCCGGCATCGATCTTTGTTTGTCGCTCGTGTCCGAAGATTGGGGACACGAGATGGCGGTGCGCATCGCCAAACAACTGGTCGTCTACATTCGGCGCGAAGGCGGGCAGTCCCAGTACAGTCCGTTTCTCGCGGCCGGCCAGGAGAGCGACCCAATCGTCGGCAAAGTGCACCAATATGTGCGCGACCACATAGCCGATACGCTGTCGATCGAGCAGTTGGCGAGTGCCGTTTCGGTGAGCCGCCGAACATTTTCGCGGATGTTTGCAAAGTATGCCAAGGTGACGCCATCCACGTTCGTTGAGCAGATCCGCGTCGATACCGCCAGGAAGTTGCTCGAGGATTCCGACGCTCCGCTCAAGACCGTCGCGTTCCAATGCGGCTTCCATAACGCCACCCACATGCGCATGACGTTCTCCCGACGGCTCAACGTGACGCCGCAGCAATACCGCCAACGGTTCCGGGGCGAAGCCGGCGCACCAGCGTGA
- a CDS encoding HlyD family secretion protein, which yields MSSVTRLSPKTIPIAAAVAALGFAAWGCAALFATPHTESTNDAYVQADFTLVAPRVAGQISQVLVNDNQTVKAGQLLVRIDDRDFRAALLIAQANVAAAKAAVANDDAEIAQQPSHVAQARATLRSDQASIAFARANASRYQNLSETGAGTAQEQQRASSALAKQLARQARDHAALTATLQNLAVLQARRAKAVAALARSQAALMQAQLNLSYTEIRAPLDGKVGRRSARVGAFVTAGAPLLAVVPLAKAYVVANFQENQIARVQRGAIARITIDSLPGVVIRGHVNSLAPATGVSFAPIAPDNATGNFTKIVQRVPVKITIDPGQRAASALSVGLSVETEVVTGPHHDRPVMGNGMHGADRT from the coding sequence ATGTCAAGTGTCACCCGTTTGTCTCCCAAGACTATCCCCATTGCCGCGGCGGTCGCCGCGCTCGGCTTTGCTGCCTGGGGCTGCGCGGCGTTGTTTGCCACCCCGCATACCGAATCGACCAACGATGCTTACGTACAGGCCGATTTCACACTCGTGGCACCGCGCGTAGCCGGTCAAATTTCGCAAGTGCTGGTCAACGACAACCAGACGGTGAAGGCCGGCCAGTTGCTGGTTCGCATCGATGACCGTGACTTCCGCGCCGCCTTACTGATTGCGCAGGCGAACGTGGCAGCGGCCAAAGCGGCGGTTGCCAACGACGACGCCGAGATCGCGCAGCAGCCATCGCACGTCGCGCAAGCGCGCGCGACGTTGCGCTCCGATCAGGCCAGCATCGCGTTCGCGCGCGCCAACGCCTCTCGCTACCAGAACCTTTCGGAAACCGGTGCGGGCACCGCACAGGAGCAGCAGCGCGCCTCGAGCGCGCTGGCCAAGCAACTCGCGCGCCAGGCGCGCGACCATGCCGCGTTGACAGCAACCTTGCAGAACCTCGCCGTTCTGCAAGCCCGGCGCGCCAAGGCGGTGGCCGCATTGGCGCGCTCCCAGGCAGCGCTCATGCAGGCCCAACTCAACTTGTCCTATACGGAGATCCGTGCCCCGCTCGACGGAAAGGTGGGGCGCCGCTCGGCGCGGGTGGGCGCCTTCGTCACGGCGGGCGCGCCGTTGCTCGCGGTCGTCCCGCTCGCGAAAGCCTACGTGGTTGCCAACTTCCAGGAAAACCAGATTGCTCGGGTACAGCGGGGCGCCATCGCGCGCATCACCATCGACAGCCTGCCAGGCGTAGTGATTCGCGGCCATGTCAATAGCCTTGCGCCCGCCACCGGCGTGAGCTTTGCGCCGATCGCGCCCGATAACGCCACCGGCAACTTCACGAAAATCGTGCAGCGCGTACCTGTCAAGATCACCATCGATCCCGGACAACGGGCTGCGTCTGCATTGAGCGTCGGGCTTTCCGTTGAAACCGAGGTAGTCACCGGCCCACATCACGATCGGCCGGTCATGGGCAATGGCATGCACGGAGCTGACAGGACATGA
- a CDS encoding LysR family transcriptional regulator, which translates to MDKLREMEIFVAVVDQGGFTGASNKLGLSTAAVSRAINSLEASIGVQLLARTTRTVRATDAGMAYLDACRKVLDVITDAEANIAADQLNPVGTLTISAPVLFGQRYVAPLVNAFVLRYQDVDVNAVYVDRPTRLLEEGVDIAIRIGHLGDSSIFAVPLGFVRRRAYGAPAYLAARGEPVRPKDLLGHDCVSCTGVSLPLEWVFSERGARVPVRLRPRMIVDLIPAAVLAAVDGVGITQLLSYQAAPEVRDGSLRPVLSAFEPEPIPVSLLHVERRGASGKIRAFVEFVSETLRQNLQDIEATAARSSL; encoded by the coding sequence ATGGACAAATTGCGCGAGATGGAGATCTTTGTCGCGGTCGTCGATCAAGGCGGTTTCACCGGCGCGTCAAACAAGCTCGGCTTGTCGACTGCGGCGGTCTCGCGCGCGATCAATTCGCTGGAGGCCAGTATCGGCGTGCAGTTGTTGGCACGCACCACGCGCACGGTGCGGGCGACCGATGCGGGCATGGCCTACCTGGATGCATGCCGCAAGGTATTGGATGTGATCACTGACGCCGAGGCGAATATCGCGGCCGACCAGCTTAATCCGGTGGGTACCCTGACGATTTCGGCACCGGTACTGTTTGGCCAGCGATATGTCGCGCCGTTAGTGAATGCTTTTGTGCTGCGTTATCAGGATGTCGACGTCAACGCGGTGTACGTCGATCGCCCCACGCGGTTACTGGAAGAAGGCGTGGATATCGCCATTCGCATTGGCCATCTCGGAGACTCATCGATATTTGCGGTGCCGCTGGGTTTCGTGCGGCGTCGCGCGTACGGCGCACCTGCCTATCTGGCCGCGCGAGGGGAGCCTGTTCGTCCCAAGGATTTGCTTGGCCATGACTGCGTGTCCTGCACCGGCGTTTCGTTGCCGCTCGAGTGGGTGTTCAGTGAGCGCGGCGCGAGAGTGCCGGTGCGACTGCGGCCGCGGATGATCGTAGACCTGATTCCGGCGGCCGTGCTGGCCGCCGTCGACGGCGTCGGCATAACGCAGTTGTTGTCGTATCAGGCGGCGCCTGAGGTGCGCGACGGCAGCCTCAGGCCCGTGCTCTCGGCTTTCGAGCCCGAGCCGATTCCGGTGAGCCTGCTGCACGTGGAGCGGCGTGGCGCAAGCGGCAAGATTCGGGCCTTCGTCGAATTCGTGAGCGAGACGCTTCGCCAAAACCTTCAGGATATCGAAGCAACGGCCGCGCGAAGTTCCCTATAG
- a CDS encoding 2-oxoglutarate dehydrogenase E1 component: MFIEERRNSFLFGGNAPYVEEQYELYLADRASVTDAWRAYFDALRQAPATDGSDRDDEPYAPVVSRFVELAKRPRGIAVRSDNGLDLARKQVAVQTLIAAFRMVGTRRASLDPLQWTPPRALAELTPAYYGLTAADLSVTFSTADTFLFDDDATLGEIVAALEQTYTGTLGAEFMHLSDPDERRWWQMRLESTRGKPSFSAQERRRFLDRLVAAEGLEKHLHKRYVGQTRFSLEGGESLIVLLDELIRHGASKQVRTVVLGMAHRGRLNVLANIAGKPLRALFDEFEGKGADRLPAGDVKYHKGYNGAMQTDDGPVEVVLAFNPSHLEIVNPVVQGMARAKAETSSAGGAAGVLPVEIHGDAAISGQGVVMETLSLSYTRGHGTGGTVHVVVNNQVGFTTSDPRDTRSSFYSTDIAKMIEAPVLHVNGDDPEAVAHAVRLALDYRTAFRRSVVIDLVCFRKHGHQEQDTPGITQPLMYRAIAAHPGVRTLFANRLIEQGVMTSEQVEECVRQYRLGFERAHESDAAVAPDASYAASARPDFGRDVPTELAYRAPSREQLQGLARQIASLPEGFEPHPLVGKMLAARRDMADGKKPLDWGMGEQLAFASLLDAGVDVRLSGQDSARGTFNHRHAVVHNQRRSNRADGVFVALDHVGESQGRFTATNSILSEAAVLAFEYGYSTVNRNALVMWEAQFGDFANGAQVVIDQFIASGAAKWGQRSGLTLLLPHGQEGQGPEHASARVERFLQLSAQDNMRVAQPTTPAQLFHLLRMQALAVDRRPLIVLTPKSLLRHPEAVSTLADLAQGAFLEILTDSLIAPVEAKVERVILTSGKAYFELLEHRRASGGADTPVIRVEQLYPFPSARLAAELARYPNLKRVVWCQEESRNQGAWSFVEPQLREIVPASVQLRYAGPDAFASTAPGYASVHAAWQKALVMSAFTE, encoded by the coding sequence ATGTTTATCGAGGAACGTCGAAACTCCTTTTTGTTCGGTGGAAATGCCCCCTACGTCGAGGAGCAGTATGAGCTTTACCTGGCGGACCGGGCATCGGTGACGGACGCATGGCGCGCCTATTTCGACGCATTGCGGCAAGCGCCCGCCACCGATGGCAGCGATCGCGACGACGAACCATACGCGCCTGTGGTTTCCCGCTTTGTCGAGCTGGCCAAACGCCCGCGCGGCATCGCCGTGCGGTCCGATAACGGTCTTGATCTGGCCAGAAAACAGGTGGCGGTCCAGACGTTGATCGCGGCCTTTCGCATGGTCGGCACGCGCCGCGCCAGTCTTGACCCGCTGCAATGGACACCGCCGCGCGCGTTGGCCGAGTTGACCCCGGCGTACTATGGCTTGACGGCCGCGGACCTGTCCGTCACGTTCAGCACGGCCGACACGTTTCTTTTCGATGACGACGCAACCCTGGGCGAGATCGTCGCTGCGCTCGAACAGACCTATACGGGCACGCTGGGAGCCGAGTTCATGCACCTGAGCGATCCGGACGAGCGGCGCTGGTGGCAGATGCGCCTTGAGTCGACGCGTGGCAAGCCGTCATTTTCCGCACAGGAAAGGCGCCGGTTTCTCGACCGCCTGGTGGCCGCCGAGGGGCTCGAGAAACATTTGCACAAGCGCTATGTCGGGCAAACGCGGTTCTCGCTGGAGGGGGGCGAATCGCTCATCGTACTGCTCGACGAATTGATTCGCCATGGCGCCTCGAAGCAGGTGCGCACGGTGGTGCTGGGTATGGCGCACCGCGGCCGGCTGAACGTATTGGCAAACATCGCGGGCAAGCCGTTGCGCGCGCTGTTCGATGAATTCGAAGGCAAGGGCGCTGACCGGCTACCTGCGGGCGACGTGAAATATCACAAGGGCTACAACGGTGCCATGCAAACCGACGACGGGCCGGTCGAGGTCGTGCTCGCGTTCAATCCGTCGCACCTGGAGATCGTGAACCCGGTGGTGCAGGGCATGGCACGCGCAAAGGCCGAGACCTCGTCGGCCGGCGGCGCGGCGGGGGTGCTGCCGGTCGAAATCCACGGCGATGCGGCGATCTCCGGGCAAGGCGTGGTGATGGAGACGCTGAGCCTTTCGTATACCCGCGGACACGGCACTGGCGGCACCGTGCACGTGGTTGTCAACAACCAGGTCGGGTTCACCACGTCGGATCCGCGCGACACGCGCTCGTCGTTTTACTCGACCGATATAGCCAAGATGATCGAGGCGCCGGTGCTGCACGTCAATGGTGACGATCCCGAAGCGGTGGCCCACGCGGTGCGCTTGGCGCTCGACTATCGGACCGCGTTTCGACGCAGCGTCGTCATCGATCTTGTCTGCTTCCGCAAGCATGGCCATCAGGAGCAAGACACGCCGGGCATCACGCAGCCGTTGATGTATCGCGCGATCGCCGCTCATCCTGGCGTGAGAACGTTGTTCGCCAACAGGTTGATCGAGCAGGGCGTGATGACTTCCGAGCAGGTCGAGGAGTGCGTCAGGCAGTACCGCCTGGGGTTCGAGCGTGCTCACGAGAGCGATGCCGCTGTCGCGCCAGACGCCTCATATGCGGCGTCGGCGCGACCGGACTTCGGCAGGGACGTGCCCACCGAGCTGGCCTATCGCGCGCCGTCGCGCGAGCAGCTGCAGGGCTTGGCGCGACAAATAGCGAGTCTGCCTGAAGGCTTTGAGCCGCATCCGCTGGTCGGCAAGATGCTGGCGGCGCGTCGCGATATGGCGGACGGCAAGAAGCCGCTCGATTGGGGAATGGGTGAACAACTGGCATTCGCCTCGTTGCTCGACGCGGGCGTCGATGTCCGCTTGAGCGGGCAGGACAGCGCAAGGGGGACGTTTAATCATCGCCACGCCGTGGTTCACAATCAACGGCGGAGCAACCGTGCGGATGGCGTATTCGTCGCGCTCGATCATGTGGGTGAGAGTCAGGGCAGGTTTACCGCCACCAACTCAATACTCTCCGAGGCAGCAGTGCTGGCCTTCGAGTATGGCTACTCGACGGTCAACCGTAACGCGCTGGTGATGTGGGAGGCGCAGTTTGGCGATTTCGCCAATGGCGCACAGGTCGTCATCGACCAATTCATCGCTTCGGGTGCCGCCAAGTGGGGACAGCGCAGCGGCTTGACGCTGCTGTTGCCGCATGGGCAGGAGGGACAGGGGCCGGAGCACGCGTCGGCCAGGGTTGAGCGGTTCCTGCAGCTCAGTGCGCAAGACAACATGCGGGTGGCGCAACCGACCACGCCCGCGCAATTGTTCCATCTGTTGCGAATGCAGGCACTTGCCGTCGATCGCCGGCCGCTCATCGTTCTGACGCCAAAGTCGCTGTTGCGGCATCCGGAGGCGGTAAGCACGCTTGCCGACCTGGCTCAGGGGGCGTTTCTCGAGATCCTGACGGACTCCCTGATCGCACCCGTGGAGGCCAAGGTCGAGCGCGTCATACTGACGTCGGGCAAGGCTTACTTCGAGTTGCTCGAACATCGGCGCGCGTCGGGCGGCGCCGATACGCCGGTCATCCGCGTCGAACAGCTGTACCCGTTTCCGTCTGCGCGATTGGCTGCGGAATTGGCCCGGTATCCGAACCTGAAGCGGGTGGTCTGGTGTCAGGAAGAGTCGCGCAACCAGGGTGCATGGAGCTTCGTGGAGCCGCAATTGCGAGAGATCGTGCCTGCCAGCGTGCAGCTCCGTTACGCGGGACCCGACGCGTTCGCGTCGACTGCGCCCGGATATGCGTCCGTGCATGCGGCATGGCAGAAGGCGCTTGTCATGAGCGCCTTCACGGAGTAA
- a CDS encoding efflux transporter outer membrane subunit codes for MSTSEFSLRATVLALLASLAITGCTLGPNFVRPRAATPTTFNRVASAHAASKPVESKFNVRWWTLLDDPLLDSLEKQLADANLDVAAASARLRQSRAQQIVAGAVSYPTLAGAASYERERGSENGILSLLGVTPSQTQPQSASGSAPLGVSSMPGSKGSPAYNLYQSGFDASWEIDIWGRNRRGVEAATALAQAAYENRNAVLSSARAELARDYIELRETQALLRIAGQNLRVARETVKLTRIRVSDGVTTELDVANASSQSASIKSLIPTLKSHCETIINAIGVLLGREPGALRQTLAPQREIPQLPRQLPIGFASEVVRRRPDIRMAEAKLHAATALIGVAKADFYPNISLNGSAGFQSLQLSNLGSWASGQFVVGPSISLPIFEGGRLTGMLHLRQAQQQEAAINYQHTVLTAWQEVDDALVVYEAEQHRRDRLAEVVALSQRALAIAQQRYKAGAADFLNVLTAQKRLLAAQSRLARSKATADTNLVTLCKALGGGSEATYGKAYAAR; via the coding sequence ATGAGCACGAGCGAATTCTCTTTGCGCGCGACAGTGCTTGCGCTATTGGCCAGTCTCGCGATCACGGGTTGTACCTTGGGGCCGAACTTCGTGCGTCCGCGCGCCGCCACGCCCACCACCTTTAATCGCGTCGCATCGGCGCATGCCGCGAGCAAGCCCGTCGAGTCCAAATTCAATGTGCGGTGGTGGACGCTGCTTGACGATCCACTACTTGACTCGCTGGAGAAGCAACTGGCCGATGCGAACCTCGACGTCGCCGCGGCGTCGGCGCGCCTGCGGCAAAGCCGCGCCCAGCAAATCGTAGCCGGCGCGGTTTCCTATCCAACATTGGCCGGCGCCGCCTCGTACGAGCGCGAGCGGGGCAGCGAAAACGGCATTTTGTCGCTGCTTGGCGTCACGCCGTCGCAAACGCAACCACAATCCGCCTCGGGCAGCGCGCCACTCGGCGTGTCGTCGATGCCGGGCTCCAAAGGGTCGCCTGCCTATAACCTGTACCAGTCCGGCTTCGACGCGTCGTGGGAAATCGACATTTGGGGCCGGAACCGGCGCGGAGTCGAAGCCGCCACGGCCCTCGCGCAAGCAGCTTACGAAAACCGCAACGCGGTTTTATCGTCTGCCCGCGCCGAGCTCGCGCGCGACTATATTGAATTGCGCGAGACTCAGGCATTGCTCCGCATCGCGGGCCAGAACCTGCGAGTGGCCCGCGAGACCGTCAAGCTCACGCGAATTCGCGTGAGCGACGGGGTGACGACGGAGCTGGACGTCGCCAACGCATCCTCCCAGTCCGCTTCGATCAAAAGCCTGATACCGACGCTCAAATCGCATTGCGAGACCATCATCAACGCGATTGGCGTGTTACTGGGGCGCGAGCCAGGCGCGCTGCGTCAAACGCTCGCACCGCAGCGCGAGATACCGCAACTTCCTCGCCAATTACCCATCGGTTTTGCATCGGAGGTGGTGAGGCGCCGACCCGATATCAGAATGGCCGAGGCCAAGCTGCACGCTGCCACGGCGTTGATCGGCGTTGCCAAAGCCGACTTCTACCCCAACATCTCGTTGAACGGCAGCGCAGGTTTCCAAAGCCTTCAGCTCTCGAATCTCGGCAGTTGGGCATCCGGTCAGTTCGTCGTCGGGCCATCGATCTCACTGCCAATCTTCGAGGGCGGGCGCCTCACAGGCATGCTCCACCTGCGCCAGGCACAACAGCAGGAAGCTGCGATCAACTACCAGCATACCGTGCTCACGGCGTGGCAGGAGGTCGACGATGCGCTCGTCGTCTACGAGGCCGAACAGCACCGGCGCGACCGCCTCGCCGAAGTGGTGGCCCTGAGCCAGCGTGCGCTTGCCATCGCGCAGCAGCGATACAAGGCCGGCGCGGCCGACTTTCTCAACGTGCTCACCGCGCAGAAGCGACTCCTCGCGGCGCAAAGCAGGCTGGCACGGAGCAAAGCCACGGCCGACACGAATCTCGTCACGCTTTGCAAGGCGCTCGGCGGCGGGTCGGAAGCGACGTATGGCAAGGCGTACGCGGCGCGTTGA
- a CDS encoding MFS transporter: MRPKAGAATGYATLSLPVAIGLMGMLLASLLAIVNEHVTASALVDIQGALSIGHDDGTWLSALFEAGNVATMVFAPWFGITFTLKRFTIGAVLVTMCLGVLCPLAPNLPVLYALRILQGIAGGCLPPMLIIVALRYLPPKIKLYGLAGYALTATVGPALGTPLAALWIEYVNWRMTFLQVVPLGVVSCIAIHWGLPSDPLKLERFRSFNWTGLVTGFPAIAMLVVGLLQGDRLDWLNSDFIRVMLLGGTLLLAVFLVNEWFHPHRFFMLQMLSRRNFTHGLLTLAGAVVLLVGLAAIPGHYLVEVHGYRPLQAAPLSLLVAIPLLVTLPLTAAVLNLRSVDRRWILAGGLGLMATTCLLGSCMTSAWIRDNFYLLQSLQIAAQPMVIMSILMGVTTGLPPIEGPFASAMFNSLKTFSAAVATAFIEGMGTERERFHSNVLVDHLGNNPLIASRGIGAAHGLGQLAQRVHEQALVLTSADLYRVMGGLAVALLLLVTVLPVRIYPPWIATQPHSH, from the coding sequence ATGCGCCCCAAGGCCGGAGCGGCGACCGGGTACGCCACACTGTCGCTACCGGTAGCCATCGGCCTGATGGGAATGCTGCTCGCCTCCCTGCTGGCGATAGTCAACGAGCATGTCACCGCATCGGCACTGGTCGATATCCAGGGAGCGTTGTCGATCGGCCACGACGACGGGACCTGGCTTAGCGCGCTGTTCGAGGCGGGCAACGTTGCCACGATGGTGTTTGCCCCGTGGTTCGGCATTACCTTCACGCTCAAGCGCTTCACGATCGGCGCCGTGCTCGTCACCATGTGCCTCGGGGTCTTATGCCCGCTCGCGCCGAACCTACCCGTGCTTTATGCATTGCGTATCCTGCAAGGCATCGCTGGCGGGTGCCTGCCGCCGATGCTGATCATCGTGGCGCTGCGCTACCTCCCGCCGAAGATCAAGCTGTACGGTCTGGCCGGATACGCGCTCACTGCAACGGTCGGGCCGGCACTCGGCACGCCGCTCGCGGCGTTGTGGATCGAGTATGTCAATTGGCGCATGACCTTTCTGCAAGTCGTGCCGCTTGGCGTGGTGAGTTGTATCGCGATCCATTGGGGGCTTCCGTCGGATCCACTCAAGCTCGAACGCTTCCGGTCATTCAACTGGACTGGCTTGGTGACCGGATTTCCAGCTATCGCGATGCTGGTCGTCGGCCTGCTGCAAGGCGACCGTCTCGACTGGCTGAATTCCGACTTCATCCGTGTGATGCTCCTGGGCGGAACGCTGTTGCTTGCGGTGTTTCTCGTCAACGAATGGTTTCACCCGCATCGCTTCTTCATGCTGCAAATGCTGTCCCGCCGGAACTTCACGCACGGGCTGCTGACTTTGGCCGGCGCGGTGGTCCTGTTAGTGGGCTTGGCCGCTATACCGGGGCATTATCTCGTCGAGGTTCATGGCTACCGGCCGCTACAGGCAGCGCCCCTGTCGCTGCTGGTGGCGATCCCCCTGTTAGTCACACTGCCCCTCACGGCCGCCGTGCTGAACCTGCGATCGGTCGACCGTCGCTGGATCCTGGCCGGTGGGCTGGGCTTGATGGCGACGACCTGCCTGCTTGGCAGTTGTATGACCTCGGCGTGGATTCGCGACAACTTCTACCTGCTGCAGTCCCTGCAGATCGCAGCTCAGCCGATGGTGATCATGTCGATCCTGATGGGCGTCACGACAGGCTTGCCGCCAATTGAAGGGCCGTTCGCCTCGGCGATGTTCAACTCTCTCAAGACGTTCTCCGCAGCCGTGGCAACCGCGTTCATAGAAGGCATGGGTACCGAGCGGGAGCGGTTTCATTCGAACGTGCTGGTAGACCATTTAGGCAACAACCCACTCATCGCAAGCCGAGGCATCGGCGCGGCGCATGGACTTGGCCAACTCGCCCAACGCGTCCACGAGCAGGCCCTGGTACTGACTTCGGCGGATCTGTATCGCGTGATGGGCGGTCTGGCCGTCGCCCTGCTGTTGCTCGTGACGGTGCTACCTGTGCGCATCTATCCGCCGTGGATTGCCACGCAACCCCATTCCCATTGA